In the genome of Candidatus Binatia bacterium, one region contains:
- a CDS encoding heme lyase CcmF/NrfE family subunit, translating to MAELGAFALIAAWVLSAYAIVMALAGEAWRQREFVASAEHAAIGVWGFILIAVGALLHALAAHDFAIEYVAHYSSTTLPLAYTVAALWGGQAGSLLFWLLVLTSMSTVVVLQNRQSNRALMPSVVAVLMVVSLFFLSMLVFVTPPFQRLAFVPPEGRDLNPLLQNYWMMIHPPALYIGYVGCAIPFAFAMAALITGRLDDVWIRTTRRWTLLAWFFLSLGNLFGAEWAYTVLGWGGYWAWDPVENAAFMPWLTCTAFLHSVMIQEKKNMLKVWNMVLVILTFALTIFGTFLTRSGVISSVHSFTQSGLGPFFIGFLLATLAVSVALLLWRLPLLRSENTLDSILSREAAFLLNNLVLVGIAFAVFWGTIFPVISEAVRGVKITVGPPFFNRVNAPLGLLLLFLMGVGPLIAWRRASARNLRRNFLLPGLIGLGAGLALVLGGVREFYALLSFSLCAFVMATIVLEFWRGVRARQAMVGEHVGQALVRLVAKNRRRYGGYIIHVGVVMIFVAITGTAAFRQEQQVAVAPGQTLAIGDYTLRFDGVQERDTPHIAYLTAAVAVLRNGRVIDTLHPEKRFYKKPEQPTTEVAFRSTLGGDLYLVLGSYDQATRTATILAYINPLIGFLWWGGIVAALGTVITIWPARVAVPATHTAPAGATDGATVR from the coding sequence ATGGCTGAGCTGGGTGCGTTTGCGCTGATCGCGGCGTGGGTTCTGTCGGCTTACGCCATCGTCATGGCGCTCGCCGGCGAGGCGTGGCGCCAGCGCGAGTTCGTGGCCAGCGCCGAACACGCTGCCATCGGGGTCTGGGGCTTCATTCTCATTGCTGTTGGCGCCTTGCTGCACGCGCTTGCCGCTCATGACTTCGCCATCGAGTATGTAGCGCATTACTCGAGTACAACCCTGCCGCTGGCGTACACCGTCGCCGCCCTTTGGGGTGGGCAGGCGGGCTCGCTGCTGTTCTGGCTGCTCGTGCTGACGTCGATGTCCACCGTGGTCGTGCTGCAGAACCGGCAGAGCAATCGCGCCCTGATGCCGTCCGTGGTCGCCGTGCTGATGGTGGTTAGCCTCTTCTTCTTGTCGATGCTCGTCTTCGTCACGCCGCCGTTTCAGCGCCTTGCCTTCGTGCCGCCCGAAGGACGCGACCTCAACCCCCTGCTGCAGAACTACTGGATGATGATCCACCCGCCGGCGCTGTACATCGGCTATGTGGGCTGTGCGATCCCCTTTGCCTTTGCCATGGCCGCGCTGATCACCGGACGCCTCGACGATGTGTGGATCCGCACGACGCGACGCTGGACGCTGCTGGCCTGGTTCTTCCTGAGTCTGGGCAACCTGTTCGGCGCCGAGTGGGCGTATACGGTGCTCGGCTGGGGCGGCTACTGGGCGTGGGACCCGGTCGAGAACGCCGCTTTCATGCCGTGGCTGACATGCACGGCGTTTCTGCACTCGGTGATGATTCAGGAAAAGAAGAACATGCTGAAGGTGTGGAACATGGTGCTGGTGATCCTCACCTTCGCTTTGACCATCTTCGGAACGTTCCTGACGCGCAGCGGTGTGATTTCGTCCGTGCATTCCTTCACGCAATCCGGCCTGGGGCCCTTCTTCATCGGTTTTCTCCTGGCCACCCTCGCGGTTTCGGTTGCGCTGCTGCTGTGGCGCTTGCCGCTGCTGCGAAGCGAGAACACGCTGGATTCGATTCTGTCGCGCGAAGCGGCTTTCCTGCTCAACAACCTGGTGCTGGTCGGCATTGCCTTTGCGGTCTTCTGGGGCACGATTTTCCCGGTGATCTCGGAAGCCGTGCGCGGCGTCAAGATCACCGTAGGCCCGCCGTTCTTCAATCGTGTCAACGCGCCGCTCGGCCTGCTGCTGCTGTTCCTGATGGGTGTGGGACCGCTGATCGCGTGGCGGCGCGCCTCGGCGCGCAACCTGCGGCGGAACTTCCTGTTGCCCGGACTGATCGGGCTCGGTGCAGGCCTCGCCCTGGTGTTGGGCGGTGTCCGCGAGTTCTACGCGCTGCTGTCGTTTTCGCTCTGTGCGTTCGTCATGGCGACCATCGTCCTGGAGTTCTGGCGCGGCGTGCGCGCCCGGCAAGCCATGGTCGGCGAGCACGTCGGCCAGGCACTCGTGCGCCTGGTAGCCAAGAACCGGCGGCGTTACGGCGGCTATATCATTCATGTCGGCGTGGTCATGATTTTCGTGGCCATTACGGGTACCGCCGCCTTCCGGCAGGAACAGCAGGTTGCCGTCGCGCCGGGGCAGACGCTCGCGATCGGAGACTACACGCTGCGCTTCGACGGCGTGCAGGAGCGCGACACGCCGCATATTGCGTACCTGACCGCCGCGGTGGCGGTCTTGCGCAACGGTCGCGTCATCGACACGCTGCACCCGGAGAAGCGCTTCTACAAGAAGCCCGAGCAGCCGACGACCGAGGTCGCCTTCCGATCGACCCTCGGCGGGGACCTTTACCTGGTGCTCGGCAGTTACGATCAGGCGACGAGGACCGCGACGATCCTGGCGTACATCAACCCATTGATCGGCTTTCTCTGGTGGGGCGGCATCGTCGCTGCGCTCGGTACGGTCATTACGATCTGGCCGGCCCGGGTGGCGGTGCCGGCCACCCATACGGCGCCGGCGGGTGCCACGGATGGAGCGACGGTCCGGTGA
- a CDS encoding cytochrome c maturation protein CcmE, translating into MNQRLKFGIGAALLVGAVAYLMYTGVQQTSVYYLTIDEFLARRAALADEGVRVAGRVQHGSVERRMTPRGEELRFRLGDFKGEAQPTDSVPVFFVGVTPDMFRDDGGSDVIVEGTYRDGTLMAQTVMTSCPSKYEAEPASGR; encoded by the coding sequence ATGAATCAACGACTTAAGTTCGGCATCGGCGCCGCGCTGCTGGTGGGTGCGGTCGCTTACCTTATGTACACCGGCGTCCAGCAGACCTCCGTGTACTACCTCACGATCGACGAGTTTCTGGCCAGACGTGCGGCCCTTGCGGACGAGGGCGTGCGCGTCGCGGGACGAGTGCAACACGGCAGCGTCGAGCGACGCATGACACCGCGCGGCGAGGAGCTGCGCTTCCGCCTCGGGGACTTCAAGGGCGAAGCGCAGCCGACCGACAGCGTCCCGGTTTTCTTTGTCGGGGTCACACCCGACATGTTCAGGGATGACGGGGGCAGTGACGTCATCGTGGAGGGCACGTATCGCGACGGCACGCTGATGGCGCAAACGGTCATGACCTCTTGCCCGTCGAAGTACGAAGCGGAGCCGGCGTCCGGGCGCTGA
- a CDS encoding NlpC/P60 family protein, which produces MSKRIRRLLGVCGSRLRGAASGSVAGAVVAAVVLTQPTVATARQQSRRPPAPKARLAPAADTGIPQRTKAAATEDDAWSRVLVDPPSVAAWDAAAERDTRLAAWSTAATSRSFRLPARRSTHYSLAISDGETAPLLHFAVSLLGRPYRFGSDEGEFDCSGFVRHVFGEFGVELPHSSRAQFTLGDTVARYELAPGDLVFFRSARGRRVNHVGIYVGGDQFVHAARHEGRVMVSSLTETYYDRTFVGARRIDL; this is translated from the coding sequence ATGAGCAAGCGCATCCGGCGCTTACTCGGCGTGTGCGGGAGCCGACTCCGCGGGGCCGCCTCGGGCTCCGTGGCCGGTGCGGTTGTCGCCGCCGTGGTACTCACGCAACCGACGGTCGCCACCGCGCGCCAGCAGTCCCGCCGCCCCCCCGCACCGAAAGCGCGGCTCGCACCGGCGGCGGATACCGGCATACCCCAACGAACTAAAGCGGCGGCCACCGAAGACGACGCCTGGAGTCGCGTGCTCGTCGATCCGCCCAGTGTGGCGGCGTGGGATGCGGCCGCAGAGCGCGATACGCGTCTGGCCGCCTGGTCGACCGCCGCGACCAGTCGGTCTTTCCGTCTGCCCGCACGCCGCTCGACCCACTACAGCCTTGCGATCTCCGACGGCGAGACAGCGCCGCTGCTGCACTTCGCCGTGAGCCTGCTCGGACGGCCTTACCGTTTCGGCTCGGACGAGGGGGAGTTCGACTGCTCGGGATTCGTCCGTCATGTGTTCGGCGAGTTTGGCGTCGAACTGCCGCATTCGTCGCGGGCCCAGTTCACGCTCGGCGACACGGTGGCCCGCTACGAACTCGCGCCCGGCGATCTGGTGTTCTTTCGCAGCGCCCGAGGTCGCCGCGTGAACCACGTCGGCATTTACGTGGGCGGAGACCAGTTCGTCCACGCCGCTCGGCACGAGGGGCGGGTCATGGTCAGCTCGCTGACCGAGACGTACTACGACCGCACCTTCGTTGGCGCGCGGCGCATCGATCTGTAA
- the lpxA gene encoding acyl-ACP--UDP-N-acetylglucosamine O-acyltransferase, with the protein MPIHPTAVVDPLATIDPSAVIGPFVVVEGPARIGPGTRLGPHVTVTGWTTLGADNIVHAGARLGDAPQDLAYGGGESFLRVGDRNVIREGAQLHRGTGPGSETLVGDDNFFMTNAHIGHNCRLGNHVIMATGATLGGHVRVEDHVFISGNCVVHQFVRIGRLALLRGLSRASRDVPPFCIMDGTHTVRAVNRVGLRRAGFSSAQVRALHAAFRTLFRRARNLQHAIAAVEATPCTDEVRELLDFIRTSTRGVCRGSRQGGADGD; encoded by the coding sequence ATGCCCATTCACCCGACGGCAGTGGTCGATCCGCTGGCGACGATCGATCCCAGTGCCGTGATCGGCCCTTTTGTGGTCGTCGAGGGACCCGCGCGTATTGGTCCGGGGACTCGCCTGGGGCCGCATGTGACGGTGACCGGTTGGACAACGTTGGGTGCCGACAACATCGTCCATGCGGGGGCCCGGTTGGGTGACGCGCCGCAGGACCTGGCTTACGGCGGGGGCGAGAGCTTTCTGCGCGTGGGAGACCGGAACGTCATCCGGGAGGGAGCGCAGTTGCATCGCGGTACGGGGCCGGGTTCGGAGACGCTGGTGGGCGACGACAATTTCTTCATGACCAACGCGCACATCGGCCATAACTGCCGGCTCGGCAACCACGTAATCATGGCCACCGGAGCCACGCTTGGCGGACACGTACGCGTGGAGGATCACGTCTTCATTTCGGGCAACTGCGTGGTGCACCAGTTCGTTCGTATCGGGCGTCTCGCTCTTCTGCGCGGTCTGAGCCGAGCGAGCCGCGACGTACCGCCGTTTTGCATCATGGACGGCACGCACACGGTGCGTGCCGTCAACCGGGTCGGGCTCCGCCGGGCCGGGTTTTCGTCCGCCCAGGTACGCGCCCTACACGCGGCGTTTCGCACCCTGTTCCGCCGCGCTCGCAACCTCCAGCACGCCATCGCGGCGGTCGAAGCGACACCGTGCACGGATGAAGTGCGAGAACTGCTCGACTTCATCCGTACCTCAACGCGCGGAGTCTGCCGCGGGTCGCGCCAGGGCGGCGCCGACGGCGACTGA
- a CDS encoding CcmD family protein has protein sequence MENLDFLFAAYTAVWVMLFAYLHVLARRNRALEREIEELRALLEQSDHR, from the coding sequence ATGGAAAACCTGGACTTTCTCTTCGCCGCGTACACTGCCGTGTGGGTGATGCTGTTCGCGTACCTGCACGTCCTGGCACGCCGCAATCGCGCCCTCGAACGTGAAATCGAGGAGCTTCGCGCGCTGCTCGAACAATCCGACCACCGCTGA
- a CDS encoding cytochrome c biogenesis protein has protein sequence MLRRTADNVLPPLAGVTVAVAIYMVFLYAPTARGEGDVQRIFYFHVPLAVLTFVAFGIVAVASAMFLWRGSRGWDRLAHASAEVGMVFCTLVLFTGMMWARPRWNVWWTWDARLTTTLILWLIYAAYLMLRGSVGVGDQGARYAAILGIVGALDIPIINRSVYWWRTIHPAVLTMREGGSGLIDPQMQATLSVSFVAVALLYVWLVWLRYESMRLHDRVEAVRRRVLDIGPPAAATH, from the coding sequence ATGCTGCGCCGAACGGCAGACAACGTGCTGCCGCCGCTCGCCGGCGTTACCGTGGCGGTGGCGATCTATATGGTGTTTCTCTATGCACCAACGGCACGCGGGGAAGGCGACGTGCAGCGGATCTTCTATTTCCACGTGCCGCTCGCGGTGCTCACGTTCGTGGCCTTCGGTATCGTTGCGGTGGCCAGCGCGATGTTCCTCTGGCGCGGGTCGCGCGGTTGGGACCGGCTGGCGCACGCCAGCGCCGAGGTCGGAATGGTGTTCTGCACGCTGGTGCTGTTCACCGGCATGATGTGGGCGCGCCCGCGCTGGAACGTCTGGTGGACCTGGGACGCTCGTCTGACGACGACGCTGATTCTGTGGCTCATTTACGCCGCGTATCTGATGCTGCGCGGATCGGTCGGGGTTGGCGATCAGGGGGCGCGGTACGCGGCGATCCTTGGTATCGTCGGGGCGCTCGATATCCCGATCATCAATCGCTCCGTCTACTGGTGGCGGACCATCCACCCGGCCGTGCTGACGATGCGCGAAGGCGGGTCTGGTCTGATCGACCCGCAGATGCAGGCGACGTTGAGCGTGTCGTTCGTGGCCGTGGCGCTGCTGTACGTGTGGCTGGTGTGGTTGCGCTACGAGAGCATGCGGCTGCACGACCGCGTGGAGGCGGTGCGCCGGCGGGTTCTCGACATCGGGCCGCCGGCGGCGGCAACGCACTGA
- a CDS encoding heme exporter protein CcmB encodes MLALIRKELQLEWRTRETMASLLLLGLLTLLVLSFAFDPTSAIRAEAAPGVLWTAVIFAGVLGLNRSFVSERDNDCLQGLLLCPVDRGTIYLAKTAANFLFMLAAQVVLVPLFVFFFNPSLSPQFSGVIVSLFLGLLGLAAAGTLFAAISVRTRAREVMLPLLLLPLVVPVFIAGVKVTTRALAARPLAEVAHWIHLMIGFDVVFLVVGWLVFEYVVEE; translated from the coding sequence GTGCTGGCCTTGATCCGTAAGGAGCTGCAGCTCGAGTGGCGTACCCGCGAGACCATGGCCTCGCTGCTGCTGCTCGGGCTGTTGACCTTGCTGGTGCTCAGCTTTGCGTTCGACCCGACCAGCGCCATCCGCGCCGAAGCGGCGCCCGGTGTCTTGTGGACCGCGGTGATCTTCGCCGGCGTTCTCGGTTTGAACCGATCGTTTGTCAGCGAGCGCGACAACGACTGCTTGCAGGGGCTGCTGCTGTGTCCGGTCGACCGCGGCACGATCTACCTTGCAAAGACCGCCGCCAACTTCCTCTTCATGCTTGCCGCCCAGGTCGTTCTCGTGCCGTTGTTCGTGTTCTTCTTCAATCCGTCGTTGTCGCCGCAGTTTTCGGGGGTGATCGTAAGCCTCTTTCTGGGGCTGCTCGGCCTCGCCGCGGCCGGCACGCTTTTCGCGGCGATTTCCGTCCGCACGCGGGCGCGCGAGGTGATGTTGCCTCTGTTGCTCCTGCCGCTGGTGGTGCCGGTGTTCATCGCCGGGGTGAAGGTTACGACGCGGGCCCTGGCGGCGCGACCGCTTGCCGAGGTTGCGCACTGGATTCACCTGATGATCGGTTTCGACGTGGTCTTCCTGGTTGTGGGGTGGTTGGTGTTCGAATATGTTGTCGAGGAGTAA
- the ccmA gene encoding heme ABC exporter ATP-binding protein CcmA — translation MIAARGLGRRFAGVTALAGIDFEVQAGESVAVFGPNGAGKTTLLRLLATLLRPTTGVLELFGEPAGSGAMGARRRTGVLSHRSFLYPDLTPTENLEFYARMYGVRDAPARVRALLDTVGVRGWAHRPVRTLSRGLEQRCGVARALLHDPDLLLLDEPFAGLDVDATAMLAAQLAQARGRGATIVMATHDVARAPEFSTRAIVLRRGALVWTGALAGEAGRAFADRYREMIHAGSSGAPREG, via the coding sequence GTGATTGCCGCGCGAGGACTGGGCCGGCGATTTGCCGGCGTGACGGCTCTGGCCGGCATCGACTTCGAGGTGCAGGCGGGTGAGTCGGTTGCTGTATTCGGCCCCAACGGTGCCGGCAAGACGACGCTGCTGCGGTTGCTGGCGACGCTGCTGCGGCCGACTACCGGAGTCTTGGAGCTGTTCGGCGAGCCGGCCGGGAGCGGCGCCATGGGGGCGCGGCGGCGCACGGGCGTGTTGTCGCACCGCAGCTTCCTCTACCCCGACCTCACGCCGACGGAGAACCTTGAATTCTACGCCCGCATGTACGGGGTGCGCGATGCGCCGGCGCGCGTGCGTGCCCTGCTCGATACCGTCGGGGTGCGCGGCTGGGCGCACCGGCCGGTGCGCACTCTGTCGCGTGGTCTCGAACAGCGCTGTGGCGTGGCTCGCGCCCTGTTGCACGACCCCGACCTGCTGCTGCTCGACGAGCCGTTCGCCGGTCTCGACGTCGATGCCACGGCGATGCTCGCCGCGCAGTTGGCGCAGGCGCGGGGGCGGGGTGCCACGATCGTGATGGCGACCCACGATGTCGCGCGTGCCCCCGAGTTCTCGACCCGGGCGATCGTCCTGCGCCGCGGCGCACTGGTCTGGACCGGCGCGCTCGCCGGCGAGGCGGGCCGGGCGTTTGCGGACCGCTACCGGGAGATGATTCACGCCGGGTCGAGCGGAGCGCCGCGAGAGGGCTGA
- the gloB gene encoding hydroxyacylglutathione hydrolase produces the protein MEVIVIPQLADNYAYLVVDPATRAAAVVDCAEAQSVAAALRTHKVDLVAILPTHHHYDHVGGHEDLLRQFRVEVYGFKGDGHRIPGCTREVGDGETIGVGNLAAQVLYIPAHTSSHVAYYFPAEAAVFTGDTLFAGGCGRLFEGEPAMMIRSLSKLMALPDDTAVYFGHEYTEKNLRFALTLEPGNEALRARHAWACEQQALHHPTTPTTIGAEKATNPFLRWTSPELRQHIADRFPGLALDDVTVFAQTRALKDAF, from the coding sequence ATGGAAGTGATCGTCATCCCGCAACTTGCCGACAACTACGCTTATCTCGTAGTCGATCCGGCCACCCGGGCCGCCGCGGTGGTCGACTGCGCCGAGGCACAATCCGTGGCGGCGGCGCTCCGTACCCACAAGGTCGATCTCGTTGCCATCCTGCCGACCCACCACCACTACGATCACGTCGGCGGCCACGAAGACCTGCTGCGGCAATTCCGTGTCGAGGTGTACGGGTTCAAGGGCGACGGACACCGGATCCCGGGGTGCACCCGAGAAGTTGGCGACGGCGAGACCATAGGAGTGGGTAACCTGGCCGCGCAGGTCCTGTACATCCCCGCTCACACCAGCAGCCACGTCGCCTACTACTTCCCGGCCGAGGCGGCAGTGTTCACCGGCGACACCCTGTTCGCCGGCGGTTGCGGGCGCCTGTTCGAGGGCGAACCAGCCATGATGATCCGTTCCCTTTCCAAACTCATGGCCCTGCCCGACGATACCGCCGTGTACTTCGGTCACGAATACACGGAGAAGAACCTGCGCTTTGCGCTGACCCTCGAGCCCGGCAACGAGGCCCTGCGCGCCAGGCATGCCTGGGCGTGCGAGCAGCAAGCCCTGCACCACCCGACGACACCGACGACCATCGGAGCGGAGAAAGCCACCAACCCGTTTCTTCGCTGGACGAGCCCCGAGCTGCGGCAGCACATCGCCGACCGTTTCCCCGGCCTCGCCCTCGACGACGTCACGGTTTTCGCACAGACCCGCGCCCTCAAGGACGCGTTCTAG
- a CDS encoding serine O-acetyltransferase, producing MTKGLRHFDELEAAIDRVAASYNGQHEIDSLQSAALPNRRAVIEALDHLKPAIYLGFYATRPLARGNLRYALSEHLYPAHEILTEQIGRAVRFEAMTGRAEVVREPDWSEGVVLRLFDRLPALRDLLDRDVRAAYDGDPAAKSVEEVIFSYPAIEAITTYRIAHELGKEHVPMIPRIMTENAHSRTGIDIHPGATIGHSFFIDHGTGVVIGETSVIGNNVKLYQGVTLGALSFQRDADGALIRHRKRHPTIEDDVTIYSGATILGGDTVIGAGSVIGGNVWLVGSVPPHSKVTFDSNARIRSQGAR from the coding sequence ATGACCAAGGGCCTCCGTCACTTCGACGAACTCGAAGCCGCCATCGACAGAGTGGCGGCGAGCTACAACGGCCAGCACGAGATCGACAGCCTGCAAAGTGCGGCGTTACCGAACCGTCGCGCCGTCATTGAAGCGCTCGACCACCTGAAGCCGGCGATCTACCTCGGCTTCTACGCGACGCGCCCGCTGGCACGCGGCAATCTGCGCTATGCCCTGAGCGAGCATCTCTACCCGGCGCACGAGATCCTCACCGAGCAGATCGGACGTGCCGTGCGCTTCGAGGCGATGACCGGACGGGCAGAAGTGGTCCGGGAGCCCGACTGGAGCGAAGGTGTTGTCCTGCGCCTGTTCGACCGTCTGCCGGCGTTGCGCGACCTGCTCGACCGTGACGTGCGGGCGGCTTACGACGGCGATCCGGCCGCCAAGAGCGTCGAGGAGGTGATCTTCAGCTACCCGGCCATCGAGGCAATCACGACCTACCGGATCGCCCACGAGCTCGGCAAGGAACACGTCCCGATGATTCCGCGGATCATGACCGAGAACGCGCATAGCCGCACGGGCATCGACATCCATCCCGGCGCCACCATCGGCCACAGTTTCTTCATCGATCACGGTACCGGCGTCGTCATCGGCGAAACCTCGGTCATTGGCAACAACGTCAAGCTCTATCAGGGCGTTACCCTCGGGGCTCTGAGCTTCCAGCGCGACGCCGACGGCGCGCTCATTCGCCATCGGAAGCGTCATCCGACGATTGAGGACGACGTCACCATCTACTCGGGGGCCACGATTCTGGGTGGCGACACGGTCATCGGTGCCGGGTCCGTAATCGGCGGCAACGTCTGGCTGGTCGGTTCCGTGCCGCCGCACAGCAAAGTCACCTTCGATTCCAACGCCCGCATCCGCAGCCAGGGTGCGCGCTGA